ATTGTAGTTAGATGCCATACTGTAATTGTAAGCACCAGTCGCAATAACTACAAGAATATCCCCAGATTCAATTTTTGGCACTCGGGCATCTTTTATTAGAATATCCCCAGATTCACAATGTTTGCCAGCTATTGTTACACTTTCTGTTATTGGAGCAGACATTCGGTTAGCAACGACTGCGCGATACACAGACTGGTATGTGATTGGCCGCGGATTGTCAGACATTCCTCCATCAACTGCTACATAGGTACGTATTTCTGGAATTACCTTGGATGAACCAATAGAGTATGCTGTCACACAAGCTGTTCCAATCAGTGAACGCCCTGGTTCAGATAATAATTTGGGCAAAGGCAAATTGTTTGCAGCACAAGCTTGTTGAATAACTTCACAAATCGGTTTCACCCACTCTTCTATGCTAGGTGGATCATCCGATTCTGTATACTTAATCCCTAAGCCGCCTCCCACATTCAACTCTTTGATCGATAAACCATATCCAGCAGCTTTATTTAGCCACTGCACCATCACCGCAGCTAAATCTTGATGAGGTTGACGTTCAAAAATTTGGGAACCTATGTGAGCATGTAATCCCAGACAGTTAATCACAGATTGTTGACTGACAAAAGTAAACAAATCATCTAGTTGATTGGGATCAAAGCCAAATTTGCTATCTAAATGTCCCGTGCGAATATACTCGTGGGTGTGACATTCGATACCTGGCGTTAAACGCAACATGATGCGGATAGAACGTTGTGTTGCTGTTTGTTTAGCTATATCCACCAAAGTACGTAACTCATACCAGTTATCTACTACAATGATGCAGCCAGACTCAATGGCAAAAGTTAGTTCTTGGTGGGATTTATTATTGCCGTGGAAATAGATTTTATCGGGATTGACACCCGCACTCAGGGCTGTATAGAGTTCACCCCCAGAGACGACATCTATTCCTAAACCAGCATCGTGTGCGATCGCACAAACAGAAATACAACTCCACGCTTTGGAAGCGTACAGTACCTGAGATTCCCCCTTGTAATAACGTTTGAAGCTGTCTTGATATTGACGACAAGCTGTTCGCAGGGTTTGCTCATCTAAAATATAGAGCGGTGATCCAAATTGTTCAACTAACGTTGTGACGTCACAACCGCCAATTTCGAGATGATCATGATTGTTAACTCTGGCTGTTAACGGCAAAAGTTGCTGATTTGGTGAAAGACTGATGTTTTGAGGGTTTGCTTGTGGTAAATACTGACTACCAGAATATTGAACCCCAGCAGGGTGTGTCGATACCATAACTATAAGATTTGTCCTTCTCTAAATTATAGGCGTGAGTAATTCCTCCGCTTCTCAGTTTACAAAGGCGTTGTACTTTTACGAATAAGTGTGAGCAAATTAGAATTAGAAATCAAACACCTCACTTCAGCAGATTTGAGTGCAGTGCTGGAACTCGACCAAATCTGCTTCGGTGGTTTATGGACTCTCGAAGGCTACCAACGCGAGTTAGATAGCCCTAACAGTGATTTATTGGGTTTGTTCTCTGGTGTATCTGTTGTCAGGCTACTAGGAATAAGTTGTTTTTGGTCAATTTTAGATGAAGCTCACATCACTATCTTGGCGGTTCATCCTCAATACCACCGTCAAGGTTTTGGACAGGCTCTTTTGTATTCTGTGCTGAAAAATGCTTGCAGACGCGGTTTAGAGCGAGCAACCCTCGAAGTGCGAGCTTCTAATTCAGCAGCAATTTCTTTATATGAAAAATTTGGCTTTAAAATAGCCGGGCGGCGGCGGCGCTATTACAAAGATGATGAAGACGCGCTGATTTTATGGCTTGGAAATTTGCAACAGCCACAATTTCAGAAAACTTTATATGACTGGGACATTATCATTCGCGATCGCTTGACAAAAGCATCCTAGTCCTCTTACTTACCTGCTTTGATGAAAATTTCTGTTTATTTTCTAAAATAACATAAGAAAATCTCATAAAGTTCAAAAAAAGCTTGAGATGAAACTGAGAATATGATATTAGGTGTTATTTGGGATTGAATAAAAAACTTTTTAATCCAGCCACTTATTATCCGTGGTCAAGCCTAAAAAGGTAAATAAGATTACGCTCCTCAGCACACTGACCGTACAAAAGTAAAGAAAATTAAATAAAAGTCATGAAAAATTAGCAATTGTCCCACCAAGCTGGGTCAAACATTGTCGGATGTCTATTTGTTTATACAAGCATCCGCAATCTTTGCCTGTGCTAAAATCAGCGTACCGGCACGACGCAGGTGATGGGATGAATGCCATATGTTTGAACGCTTCACAGAAAAAGCCATAAAGGTAATTATGCTAGCCCAAGAAGAAGCTCGCCGTCTTGGGCATAATTTCGTAGGTACCGAGCAGATCCTCCTGGGTCTGATTGGAGAAGGTACCGGAGTAGCGGCTAAGGTGCTGAAGTCTATGGGTGTCAATCTCAAAGACGCTCGGATTGAAGTAGAAAAAATCATAGGTCGAGGCTCCGGCTTTGTCGCTGTGGAAATTCCGTTTACGCCACGGGCAAAGCGCGTTCTGGAACTATCCTTGGAAGAAGCGCGCCAATTAGGGCATAACTACATTGGCACCGAGCATCTGCTGTTGGGCTTGATCCGAGAAGGGGAAGGTGTAGCAGCCAGAGTTCTAGAAAACCTAGGAGTGGACCTTTCTAAGGTAAGAACCCAAGTGATCCGAATGCTGGGAGAAACAGCTGAGGTGAGCGCTGGTGGTCAACCACGTGGAAATAAAACCCCGACATTGGACGAGTTTGGCTCAAATCTGACCCAAATGGCAGCAGATGGCAAACTCGATCCTGTAGTAGGACGCGCCAAAGAAATTGAACGGGTGATCCAGATTTTGGGTCGGCGGACAAAAAATAATCCCGTCCTGATTGGGGAACCAGGGGTAGGTAAAACCGCGATCGCCGAAGGTTTAGCACAACGCATTGCTAATAAAGATGTCCCCGACATCTTAGAAGACAAACGTGTGGTAACCCTGGATATCGGTTTACTTGTCGCCGGAACCAAGTACCGGGGTGAATTTGAAGAACGCCTGAAAAAAATCATGGATGAAATCCGTCAGGCGGGCAATGTTGTTCTCGTGATTGACGAAGTCCACACCTTAATTGGTGCAGGTGCGGCAGAAGGCGCAATCGATGCAGCAAATATCCTCAAACCCGCCTTGGCGCGAGGTGAATTGCAATGCATCGGAGCCACAACTCTAGATGAATACCGCAAACACATCGAGCGGGATGCAGCCCTAGAGCGCCGCTTCCAGCCAGTCATGGTGGGTGAACCGTCAGTTGATGAGACGATTGAGATTCTCTATGGACTGCGCGAGCGCTACGAACAGCACCACAAGCTGAAAATCTCCGATGAAGCTTTGCTTGCAGCGGCGAAGTTATCTGATAGATATATCAGTGACCGTTACCTTCCAGATAAAGCAATCGACTTGATTGACGAAGCAGGAAGTCGGGTTCGCTTGATTAACTCGCAATTACCCCCTGCAGCTAAAGAATTGGACAAAGAACTGCGTCAGATTTTGAAAGAAAAAGACGATGCAGTCCGCGCTCAAGACTTTGATAGAGCTGGGGAGTTGCGCGATCGCGAAATGGAAATCAAAGCCGAAATTCGCGCCATTGCTCAAAGCAAGACCAACGGTAGTCGCACTGAAGGTGACGAACCTGTCGTTACCGAAGAAGACATTGCTCACATTGTCGCTTCCTGGACAGGAGTTCCGGTGAACAAACTCACCGAATCTGAATCCGAGAAGCTGCTGCACATGGAAGACACCCTGCATCAACGCTTGATTGGTCAAGAAGATGCTGTCAAAGCAGTTTCACGTGCAATTCGTCGCGCTCGTGTCGGTTTGAAAAATCCTAATCGACCCATTGCTAGCTTCATTTTCTCTGGTCCAACAGGTGTAGGTAAAACCGAGTTAGCAAAAGCTTTGGCTTCTTACTTCTTCGGTTCCGAAGAAGCGATGATTCGCCTAGATATGTCGGAATATATGGAGCGCCATACCGTCAGCAAGCTGATTGGTTCGCCTCCTGGTTATGTCGGATATAACGAAGGTGGTCAACTGACCGAAGCTGTGCGTCGTCGTCCTTACACAGTTGTGCTATTCGACGAAATCGAAAAAGCACACCCCGACGTCTTTAATATGCTATTGCAAATTTTAGAAGACGGTCGCTTAACCGATGCGAAAGGTCGCACCGTAGACTTCAAGAACACCTTGCTGATTTTGACTTCCAATATCGGTTCCAAGGTAATCGAGAAGAGTGGTAGCGGCTTCGGCTTTGATGTCGCTGAAGATCAAACAGAAGCGCAATACAACCGGATTAAATCCTTGGTTAACGAAGAACTCAAGCAATACTTCCGTCCTGAGTTCCTCAACCGACTGGATGAAATCATCGTCTTCCGTCAATTGAGCAAAGAAGAGGTCTCTCAAATCGCCACGATCATGCTCAAGGAAGTGTTTGGTCGCTTGACAGAAAAAGGCATCACACTGGAAGTCACCGATAGATTCAACAACCGTCTCATCGAAGAAGGTTATAGCCCTAGCTACGGCGCAAGACCATTACGTCGGGCAATTATGCGCTTGTTAGAAGATAGCCTAGCGGAAGAGATTCTGTCTGGTCGCATTAAAGATGGTGATACAGCCATTGTTGATGTGGATGACACTGGTAATGTGATTGTCAGAGCTGAACAGCGCCGGGAATTGTTGACCCCTGTCGTTGAATAGAAACAAAGAAGACTTAATATTTCTTTATTCTTCTGATAAAACAAAGGTAGAGCATCCAACAGCTCTACCTTTTTTTGTATTTCATCTTTTGATTAGTTGAATTTATAAATTTGAATAAAAATAATATTTTATTCTATCAATCAACTTATTTAAAGTGAAAACATCAAGTACTTTAGTGGAGGCTTCATAGAAGTAAAGCCGCCGAACTCTGGTGAAGAAATCAAACGTGAACTACCCCGCCGTATAGGCGGACGGGGCTTCTGTACTCATAGGCGAGTGCCCTAAATGAGACTTTCGTCCCATCTTGGGTCTTACCTCCCCTCCTACAGCACCAGACGGCTGAACCTTCCGCCCTTACGGGTTCGCGAGTTGCTCCACTTGGGGAGACCCCAAGACCGCACTGGCTCACCTTTAGCACTTCGACACCGCTCAGTGCAAGCATTCT
This portion of the Brasilonema sennae CENA114 genome encodes:
- a CDS encoding ATP-dependent Clp protease ATP-binding subunit, with the protein product MFERFTEKAIKVIMLAQEEARRLGHNFVGTEQILLGLIGEGTGVAAKVLKSMGVNLKDARIEVEKIIGRGSGFVAVEIPFTPRAKRVLELSLEEARQLGHNYIGTEHLLLGLIREGEGVAARVLENLGVDLSKVRTQVIRMLGETAEVSAGGQPRGNKTPTLDEFGSNLTQMAADGKLDPVVGRAKEIERVIQILGRRTKNNPVLIGEPGVGKTAIAEGLAQRIANKDVPDILEDKRVVTLDIGLLVAGTKYRGEFEERLKKIMDEIRQAGNVVLVIDEVHTLIGAGAAEGAIDAANILKPALARGELQCIGATTLDEYRKHIERDAALERRFQPVMVGEPSVDETIEILYGLRERYEQHHKLKISDEALLAAAKLSDRYISDRYLPDKAIDLIDEAGSRVRLINSQLPPAAKELDKELRQILKEKDDAVRAQDFDRAGELRDREMEIKAEIRAIAQSKTNGSRTEGDEPVVTEEDIAHIVASWTGVPVNKLTESESEKLLHMEDTLHQRLIGQEDAVKAVSRAIRRARVGLKNPNRPIASFIFSGPTGVGKTELAKALASYFFGSEEAMIRLDMSEYMERHTVSKLIGSPPGYVGYNEGGQLTEAVRRRPYTVVLFDEIEKAHPDVFNMLLQILEDGRLTDAKGRTVDFKNTLLILTSNIGSKVIEKSGSGFGFDVAEDQTEAQYNRIKSLVNEELKQYFRPEFLNRLDEIIVFRQLSKEEVSQIATIMLKEVFGRLTEKGITLEVTDRFNNRLIEEGYSPSYGARPLRRAIMRLLEDSLAEEILSGRIKDGDTAIVDVDDTGNVIVRAEQRRELLTPVVE
- the rimI gene encoding ribosomal protein S18-alanine N-acetyltransferase, which produces MSKLELEIKHLTSADLSAVLELDQICFGGLWTLEGYQRELDSPNSDLLGLFSGVSVVRLLGISCFWSILDEAHITILAVHPQYHRQGFGQALLYSVLKNACRRGLERATLEVRASNSAAISLYEKFGFKIAGRRRRYYKDDEDALILWLGNLQQPQFQKTLYDWDIIIRDRLTKAS
- the lysA gene encoding diaminopimelate decarboxylase, with protein sequence MVSTHPAGVQYSGSQYLPQANPQNISLSPNQQLLPLTARVNNHDHLEIGGCDVTTLVEQFGSPLYILDEQTLRTACRQYQDSFKRYYKGESQVLYASKAWSCISVCAIAHDAGLGIDVVSGGELYTALSAGVNPDKIYFHGNNKSHQELTFAIESGCIIVVDNWYELRTLVDIAKQTATQRSIRIMLRLTPGIECHTHEYIRTGHLDSKFGFDPNQLDDLFTFVSQQSVINCLGLHAHIGSQIFERQPHQDLAAVMVQWLNKAAGYGLSIKELNVGGGLGIKYTESDDPPSIEEWVKPICEVIQQACAANNLPLPKLLSEPGRSLIGTACVTAYSIGSSKVIPEIRTYVAVDGGMSDNPRPITYQSVYRAVVANRMSAPITESVTIAGKHCESGDILIKDARVPKIESGDILVVIATGAYNYSMASNYNRLPRPAAVIVANGEANLILRRETYQDLIRQDCLPQRLKS